A single region of the Leptolyngbya subtilissima AS-A7 genome encodes:
- a CDS encoding homocysteine biosynthesis protein yields the protein MRTIDSINAKIRAGQVVVQTAEAFKVLAKEQGIAAAAKAVDVVVAGTFEPMESSGAMLNLGHTDPPIKLLECYLDGVPAYAGFGAVDVCLGASQPAVAGRGADLGEAETVREHGGGHVIADLIAGRSVPLQATGHGTDCYPRTSLETTITRDSINQFYLFSPRGLYQNFIVGVNGGDRTLSTYLGPLQPRLGNAVYANSGALSPLLNDPDLEAIGIGTRIFFGGGIGYLAWEGTQHFPLQRRLPNRTPIGPAATLALIGDAKQMQPYWVRGCYFKGYGPSLMLGVGVPIPILNEQVAAHCAVQDADIVAPVMDFSIPRRVRPTFGLVSYAQLKSGSITIEGQPVRTAPLASIYMARQVANELKTWIEAGQFELTSPVAAAPQDRAFLPQDALGS from the coding sequence ATGCGCACCATCGACAGCATCAACGCCAAAATTCGCGCCGGGCAGGTGGTTGTGCAAACCGCCGAAGCCTTTAAGGTGCTGGCCAAGGAGCAAGGCATTGCTGCCGCTGCTAAAGCGGTGGATGTAGTGGTCGCTGGCACTTTTGAGCCGATGGAGTCATCGGGCGCCATGCTCAACTTGGGCCACACCGATCCGCCCATCAAGCTGCTGGAGTGTTACTTGGATGGAGTACCCGCCTACGCCGGCTTTGGTGCGGTAGATGTCTGCCTGGGAGCGAGCCAGCCAGCCGTGGCTGGGCGCGGGGCCGACCTGGGCGAGGCCGAAACCGTGCGAGAGCACGGCGGCGGCCATGTGATTGCCGATCTAATCGCTGGACGCAGTGTGCCGCTTCAGGCCACGGGCCACGGCACCGACTGCTACCCTCGCACCTCCCTCGAAACCACCATTACCCGCGACAGCATCAACCAGTTCTACCTGTTTAGCCCCAGGGGGCTCTACCAAAATTTTATTGTGGGGGTGAACGGGGGCGATCGCACCCTTTCCACCTACCTGGGTCCCCTTCAGCCCCGCCTCGGCAATGCAGTGTATGCCAACTCAGGAGCGCTATCGCCATTGCTGAATGATCCGGACCTGGAGGCCATTGGCATCGGTACCCGCATCTTTTTCGGCGGCGGTATTGGCTATCTCGCTTGGGAGGGCACCCAGCACTTTCCGCTGCAGCGCCGGTTGCCCAACCGCACCCCCATCGGCCCCGCCGCCACCCTGGCCCTGATTGGCGATGCCAAACAGATGCAGCCCTACTGGGTGAGGGGCTGCTACTTTAAGGGCTACGGCCCTTCGCTGATGCTCGGGGTTGGGGTACCGATTCCCATTCTCAACGAGCAGGTGGCGGCCCACTGTGCTGTCCAGGACGCTGACATTGTCGCCCCTGTGATGGACTTTTCCATTCCCCGACGGGTGCGGCCTACCTTTGGCTTGGTCAGCTATGCCCAGCTCAAGTCGGGCAGCATTACCATCGAAGGTCAGCCGGTGCGCACGGCACCGCTAGCCAGCATTTACATGGCCCGCCAGGTGGCCAACGAGCTCAAGACCTGGATTGAAGCTGGACAGTTTGAGCTCACGTCCCCAGTGGCGGCGGCACCTCAAGACCGCGCCTTTTTGCCCCAGGATGCCCTGGGCAGTTAA